From one Lycium ferocissimum isolate CSIRO_LF1 chromosome 7, AGI_CSIRO_Lferr_CH_V1, whole genome shotgun sequence genomic stretch:
- the LOC132065713 gene encoding pentatricopeptide repeat-containing protein At1g07740, mitochondrial: MINLRIKLAAITPSILKIQNLGHFRTTNFHKPTSKSSTKKERPHKPTRNLLCKPIPLLADLKQIQDPDEAISLFHDHQQTGFKHDYPTYSCLIYKLAKSRNFEAVETLLGYLQTHYIRCKETLFIGLIQHYGKAKLVDKSIELFHNMGSSFNCSRSLRSFNALLNVLVDNERYEGANEMLKSCSKNGIWLNSISFNIIIKMWLEKGDWEMARKVFDEMLEREVEPTVVTYNCQIGFLCKRGDVEGGKSLFQDMVKKGKKPNAVSYALLMEGLCSLGKYKEAKKLMFDMEYQGCKVKIVNYGVLMTDLLKRGEIGEANSLLVEMKRRRIKPDVVIYNMLVNYFCKEGKTAEAYRMLVDMQIAGCCPNAATYRMVVDGFCKTREFEEGLKVLNAMLMSRHFPRMETVRCLVLGLLDKGKVEDACFVLEEMEKRKKRFDFDSWEVIVKDSCTSDRGVSWLLDELVF, encoded by the coding sequence ATGATCAATTTAAGAATTAAACTGGCTGCCATAACTCCCTCAATActcaaaattcaaaatcttGGCCATTTCAGAACCACAAATTTCCACAAACCCACCTCAAAATCCtcaactaaaaaagaaaggccTCATAAGCCCACAAGAAACCTTCTTTGCAAGCCGATACCACTCCTTGCTGACCTCAAACAAATCCAAGATCCCGATGAAGCTATTTCACTCTTCCATGATCACCAACAAACAGGGTTCAAACATGACTACCCAACTTATTCTTGTCTTATTTATAAGCTCGCCAAGTCTCGTAACTTTGAAGCTGTTGAAACCCTTCTTGGATATCTCCAAACCCATTATATTCGATGTAAAGAAACACTTTTTATTGGGTTGATTCAACATTATGGGAAAGCCAAGTTAGTTGATAAATCTATTGAGCTTTTTCACAACATGGGGTCGTCGTTTAATTGTTCGCGTAGTTTACGGTCTTTTAATGCACTTTTGAATGTGCTTGTTGATAATGAGCGTTATGAAGGTGCGAATGAGATGTTAAAGAGTTGTTCGAAAAATGGTATCTGGTTAAACTCCATTTCGTTTAACATTATCATCAAGATGTGGTTGGAAAAGGGTGATTGGGAAATGGCACGCAAAGTGTTCGATGAAATGCTTGAGAGAGAAGTTGAGCCAACTGTGGTGACTTATAATTGTCAAATTGGGTTTTTGTGTAAAAGGGGGGATGTTGAAGGTGGTAAAAGTTTGTTCCAAGATATGgttaaaaagggaaagaagcCAAATGCGGTTTCTTATGCTTTGCTAATGGAAGGTTTATGTTCTTTAGGGAAGTATAAGGAAGCAAAGAAGTTGATGTTTGATATGGAATATCAAGGATgtaaagtgaaaatagttaattATGGTGTTTTAATGACTGATCTTTTGAAACGAGGCGAAATTGGTGAGGCAAACAGTTTACTTGTGGAGATGAAAAGAAGGCGCATTAAGCCTGACGTTGTGATCTATAACATGTTAGTAAATTATTTCTGTAAGGAAGGTAAAACTGCTGAGGCGTATAGGATGTTAGTTGATATGCAAATTGCGGGTTGTTGTCCTAATGCAGCTACATACAGAATGGTGGTTGATGGATTTTGTAAAACAAGAGAATTTGAAGAAGGTTTGAAGGTTTTGAATGCGATGTTGATGAGCAGGCATTTTCCTCGTATGGAAACAGTAAGGTGTTTGGTTCTTGGTCTGCTTGATAAAGGGAAGGTTGAAGACGCTTGCTTTGTTTTGGAGGAgatggagaagagaaagaaaaggttCGATTTTGATTCTTGGGAAGTCATCGTCAAGGATTCTTGCACTAGTGATAGGGGTGTAAGCTGGCTCTTAGATGAGCTTGTATTTTAG